A single genomic interval of Coccidioides posadasii str. Silveira chromosome 1, complete sequence harbors:
- the HRD1_1 gene encoding E3 ubiquitin-protein ligase hrd1 (EggNog:ENOG410PGY0~COG:O~TransMembrane:5 (n5-12c17/18o41-61i99-119o139-161i173-196o276-297i)), which produces MMRMVVYAGASLALSMSVILKALHQRSNFYSACVYLSQSNANLMILTNVCLLVVGFFLFGLQRLLYGRLRPIETEQLYEKAWFAVTETCLAMTIFRGELGGWFVVMFVCLLIGKVWGWIGEGRVDILEQQPPSNPRLFHTRLAVSLLLAVFFNSFMLKYAVKTVLRQARPDMMVMFGFEFAVLTILSTSTTARYALSLAEIYIVRQQKLARLAERRAEIRASREEILRTCQDTGSEPPRDLPNEDSIEEMELDVPGWEEKGRCVFYLDLATDFLKLVVYLFFFAILFTFYGLPIHILRDVVLTMRSFVKRVLDFIRYRNATRDMNHRYPDANAEEIAREDVCIICREEMHPWQPFDTTNVHVGQGRAVGRMSERLRPKKLPCGHLLHFSCLRSWLERQQNCPTCRRPVTMTGRAQGGPDGEDVVARANQHIAGNAQAPAGRPRAWVLNLGPLRVGFGAGRGDQFQDGAQQLNAGQPLVNQAANQNQNPLETHQPPTSFGFGSGNLAPTESLSRVETTSANIQDQILTLERQINQEINSLLATSDQLHVVRLLQNELIRLRAINSNRPSSGISNVRHPIISSSSNTSQPAFQHHFVSNPTLTPGEPSLPEGITLPPGWTILPLQNPHPPAHPLNLRFNGLSFPSHRSSLGQAPFSSHLSADSSQSVSAGGPSNPPVAPPATLSEQESQPTSEHHFVQASMRPKSKEPGNQPTSPSQDLSEITPKKIVDGTESSIMQRNSSQEPLQGLSNGAELSSQSSPDLSAVKGKSRAATVEDFEE; this is translated from the exons ATGATGAGAATGGTTGTATATGCTGGG GCTTCCCTTGCCCTTTCCATGTCTGTCATTTTAAAAGCATTGCATCAACGATCAAATTTTTATTCTGCTTGCGTCTATCTTTCGCAAAGCAATGCAAACCTCATG ATTCTCACAAATGTATGCCTCCTGGTGGTTggattctttctttttggCCTTCAAAGGCTGCTTTATGGCCGTCTGAGACCCATTGAAACCGAGCAACTTTACGAAAAAGCCTGGTTCGCGGTTACGGAAACCTGTCTCGCCATGACGATCTTCCGGGGGGAACTGGGGGGCTGGTTCGTTGTGATGTTTGTCTGCCTCCTCATCGGAAAGGTGTGGGGATGGATTGGAGAGGGTCGTGTAGACATCCTCGAACAGCAGCCTCCGAGTAATCCCCGCCTTTTCCATACACGATTGGCCGTTTCTCTTCTCTTAGCAGTATTTTTTAACTCATTTATGCTCAAATATGCCGTTAAGACCGTTCTCAGACAAGCTAGGCCCGATATGATGGTGATGTTCGGGTTCGAATTTGCAGTGCTTACAATTCTATCGACTTCGACTACTGCTCGGTACGCGCTCTCCCTTGCCGAAATCTACATTGTTCGGCAACAAAAGCTGGCTAGACTGGCAGAGAGAAGGGCCGAGATACGTGCATCAAGGGAGGAGATCTTACGTACATGTCAGGATACTGGCTCAGAACCCCCGCGCGACTTGCCGAATGAGGACAgtattgaagaaatggagtTAGATGTGCCCGGATGGGAAGAGAAGGGCCGTTGTGTTTTTTATCTTGATCTTGCTACTG ACTTCTTGAAGCTAGTTGTttaccttttcttttttgctatCCTCTTCACTTTCTATGGCCTGCCAATCCACATATTGAGGGATGTGGTGTTAACGATGAGATCTTTTGTAAAAAGAGTATTGGACTTCATCCGTTATCGGAATGCGACCAGAGATATGAACCACCGATACCCCGACGCGAATGCGGAGGAAATTGCCAGGGAAGACGTTTGCATTATATGCAGGGAAGAAATGCATCCTTGGCAGCCGTTTGACACTACGAACGTCCATGTTGGTCAGGGTCGGGCTGTTGGGAGAATGTCCGAACGGCTACGTCCAAAAAAGCTGCCCTGCGGACATCTCCTTCACTTTTCGTGTCTTCGAAGTTGGCTTGAGCGTCAGCAAAATTGCCCTACCTGTAGGCGTCCGGtaaccatgactggaaggGCCCAGGGTGGTCCCGATGGAGAGGATGTGGTGGCAAGAGCAAACCAGCACATCGCCGGAAATGCACAGGCTCCTGCTGGAAGACCCAGAGCCTGGGTCCTTAACCTTGGTCCACTCCGTGTTGGGTTTGGCGCTGGGCGGGGAGACCAATTTCAGGATGGAGCTCAGCAGCTTAATGCCGGTCAACCTCTGGTTAACCAAGCAGCGAATCAGAATCAGAATCCGTTAGAGACACACCAACCGCCCACATCCTTCGGTTTCGGTTCCGGAAACCTCGCTCCAACCGAGTCGCTAAGCAGGGTGGAAACCACCAGTGCCAACATTCAGGACCAAATTCTGACCCTTGAACGTCAGATCAACCAGGAGATCAATTCTCTTTTGGCAACCTCGGACCAATTGCACGTAGTCCGATTACTTCAAAACGAGTTGATTCGTCTTCGGGCAATCAATTCAAATCGCCCATCATCTGGGATTTCAAATGTTCGTCACCCGATTATATCGAGTTCATCGAATACCAGCCAGCCTGCCTTCCAGCACCATTTTGTTTCAAATCCCACTCTGACACCTGGAGAACCTTCACTTCCTGAAGGTATTACGTTGCCGCCAGGATGGACTATACTGCCTTTACAAAACCCTCATCCACCGGCCCACCCTCTAAATTTGCGCTTTAATGGTTTATCCTTTCCTTCCCATCGCTCGTCTTTGGGACAGGCTCCTTTCTCTTCGCATTTATCTGCAGATTCATCCCAGAGTGTGTCGGCCGGAGGGCCTTCAAATCCCCCAGTAGCACCTCCGGCAACTCTGTCTGAGCAGGAGTCCCAACCAACTTCAGAACACCATTTTGTTCAAGCCAGTATGCGACCGAAATCAAAAGAACCTGGCAACCAGCCTACATCACCTTCACAAGACCTTTCCGAGATTACACCCAAAAAAATCGTGGATGGAACAGAATCATCGATTATGCAGCGTAATTCGTCCCAAGAGCCCCTTCAGGGACTATCCAACGGTGCCGAGCTGTCTTCACAGTCGTCCCCTGACCTCAGCGCTGTGAAAGGAAAATCTAGGGCTGCTACTGtagaagattttgaagaatgA
- the APA2 gene encoding bifunctional AP-4-A phosphorylase/ADP sulfurylase (EggNog:ENOG410PHNY~COG:F~BUSCO:9127at33183) — translation MWPLQREWNSKELLGLPECLVSLVTETFRAATQSGDVLFSRTDLTTLRLSGIPFQLRFCPALAKKSPPRQSVKSDEIPTNTDPFENPPRELLVAEIPPSSPSHILVLNKFPVIPNHFILATKAFKPQAHLLEKDDLEVAFSCLASWETSQTEDTPRRLFAFFNSGEHSGASQPHRHIQFLPIEDMVQTDDSLNWMPLIDQVMQGPPSGDYNHPVMLDLPFVCYWLPIPSEPSANELHRIYVSLHAKAIYAVNEFINSSSGATEEAALTAYGPSAISYNLAMTTTAMAICPRRSEHARIPLDPKFTTNIPDEGVIKLNGTLLAGTLMVKSESEWTALRDEPSHLEQILTAIAIPRNATAFS, via the exons ATGTGGCCCCTTCAACGGGAATGGAACTCTAAGGAGCTGCTTGGTCTTCCAGAATGTCTTGTGTCACTTGTCACAGAGACCTTTCGTGCAGCAACGCAATCTGGGGACGTCCTCTTTTCAAGGACTGACTTGACCACGTTAAGGCTCTCTGGCATTCCC TTCCAGCTCAGATTCTGTCCGGCGTTGGCGAAAAAGTCACCTCCTCGACAATCCGTGAAAAGCGATGAAATCCCAACAAACACGGATCCGTTCGAAAACCCCCCTCGGGAACTTTTGGTCGCCGAGATACCACCATCCAGTCCGTCCCATATTCTTGTACTGAACAAGTTCCCTGTCATACCAAATCATTTTATCTTGGCGACGAAAGCGTTTAAGCCGCAGGCCCATCTACTGGAAAAGGATGATTTAGAAGTTGCTTTCTCGTGCCTGGCATCATGGGAAACATCCCAGACAGAAGATACCCCAAGACGATTATTTGCATTCTTCAATTCAGGAGAGCACAGCGGTGCAAGTCAACCTCACAGGCATATACAGTTTTTACCAATCGAAGATATGGTCCAGACCGATGACAGTCTTAACTGGATGCCGTTGATAGATCAGGTCATGCAAGGACCCCCATCGGGGGACTATAACCATCCCGTGATGCTGGATTTGCCATTTGTCTGCTACTGGCTACCTATCCCGTCAGAGCCTTCGGCAAATGAGTTGCACCGGATATATGTATCTTTGCATGCTAAGGCGATCTATGCTGTTAACGAGTTCATCAACTCTTCATCAGGAGCCACAGAGGAGGCAGCTCTCACAGCCTATGGACCAAGCGCTATTAGCTACAACCTGGCGATGACCACAACCGCCATGGCAATTTGTCCACGGCGGAGCGAACACGCGCGAATCCCTCTTGATCCTAAATTCACAACCAATATCCCTGATGAAGGCGTCATCAAGCTAAACGGAACCCTCTTGGCTGGGACATTGATGGTTAAATCAGAATCCGAATGGACAGCTCTCAGGGATGAACCTAGCCACCTTGAACAGATTCTCACAGCAATTGCGATCCCTCGAAACGCAACCGCGTTTTCTTAA
- the HRD1_1 gene encoding E3 ubiquitin-protein ligase hrd1, variant 2 (EggNog:ENOG410PGY0~COG:O~TransMembrane:5 (o28-46i84-104o124-146i158-181o261-282i)) → MSVILKALHQRSNFYSACVYLSQSNANLMILTNVCLLVVGFFLFGLQRLLYGRLRPIETEQLYEKAWFAVTETCLAMTIFRGELGGWFVVMFVCLLIGKVWGWIGEGRVDILEQQPPSNPRLFHTRLAVSLLLAVFFNSFMLKYAVKTVLRQARPDMMVMFGFEFAVLTILSTSTTARYALSLAEIYIVRQQKLARLAERRAEIRASREEILRTCQDTGSEPPRDLPNEDSIEEMELDVPGWEEKGRCVFYLDLATDFLKLVVYLFFFAILFTFYGLPIHILRDVVLTMRSFVKRVLDFIRYRNATRDMNHRYPDANAEEIAREDVCIICREEMHPWQPFDTTNVHVGQGRAVGRMSERLRPKKLPCGHLLHFSCLRSWLERQQNCPTCRRPVTMTGRAQGGPDGEDVVARANQHIAGNAQAPAGRPRAWVLNLGPLRVGFGAGRGDQFQDGAQQLNAGQPLVNQAANQNQNPLETHQPPTSFGFGSGNLAPTESLSRVETTSANIQDQILTLERQINQEINSLLATSDQLHVVRLLQNELIRLRAINSNRPSSGISNVRHPIISSSSNTSQPAFQHHFVSNPTLTPGEPSLPEGITLPPGWTILPLQNPHPPAHPLNLRFNGLSFPSHRSSLGQAPFSSHLSADSSQSVSAGGPSNPPVAPPATLSEQESQPTSEHHFVQASMRPKSKEPGNQPTSPSQDLSEITPKKIVDGTESSIMQRNSSQEPLQGLSNGAELSSQSSPDLSAVKGKSRAATVEDFEE, encoded by the exons ATGTCTGTCATTTTAAAAGCATTGCATCAACGATCAAATTTTTATTCTGCTTGCGTCTATCTTTCGCAAAGCAATGCAAACCTCATG ATTCTCACAAATGTATGCCTCCTGGTGGTTggattctttctttttggCCTTCAAAGGCTGCTTTATGGCCGTCTGAGACCCATTGAAACCGAGCAACTTTACGAAAAAGCCTGGTTCGCGGTTACGGAAACCTGTCTCGCCATGACGATCTTCCGGGGGGAACTGGGGGGCTGGTTCGTTGTGATGTTTGTCTGCCTCCTCATCGGAAAGGTGTGGGGATGGATTGGAGAGGGTCGTGTAGACATCCTCGAACAGCAGCCTCCGAGTAATCCCCGCCTTTTCCATACACGATTGGCCGTTTCTCTTCTCTTAGCAGTATTTTTTAACTCATTTATGCTCAAATATGCCGTTAAGACCGTTCTCAGACAAGCTAGGCCCGATATGATGGTGATGTTCGGGTTCGAATTTGCAGTGCTTACAATTCTATCGACTTCGACTACTGCTCGGTACGCGCTCTCCCTTGCCGAAATCTACATTGTTCGGCAACAAAAGCTGGCTAGACTGGCAGAGAGAAGGGCCGAGATACGTGCATCAAGGGAGGAGATCTTACGTACATGTCAGGATACTGGCTCAGAACCCCCGCGCGACTTGCCGAATGAGGACAgtattgaagaaatggagtTAGATGTGCCCGGATGGGAAGAGAAGGGCCGTTGTGTTTTTTATCTTGATCTTGCTACTG ACTTCTTGAAGCTAGTTGTttaccttttcttttttgctatCCTCTTCACTTTCTATGGCCTGCCAATCCACATATTGAGGGATGTGGTGTTAACGATGAGATCTTTTGTAAAAAGAGTATTGGACTTCATCCGTTATCGGAATGCGACCAGAGATATGAACCACCGATACCCCGACGCGAATGCGGAGGAAATTGCCAGGGAAGACGTTTGCATTATATGCAGGGAAGAAATGCATCCTTGGCAGCCGTTTGACACTACGAACGTCCATGTTGGTCAGGGTCGGGCTGTTGGGAGAATGTCCGAACGGCTACGTCCAAAAAAGCTGCCCTGCGGACATCTCCTTCACTTTTCGTGTCTTCGAAGTTGGCTTGAGCGTCAGCAAAATTGCCCTACCTGTAGGCGTCCGGtaaccatgactggaaggGCCCAGGGTGGTCCCGATGGAGAGGATGTGGTGGCAAGAGCAAACCAGCACATCGCCGGAAATGCACAGGCTCCTGCTGGAAGACCCAGAGCCTGGGTCCTTAACCTTGGTCCACTCCGTGTTGGGTTTGGCGCTGGGCGGGGAGACCAATTTCAGGATGGAGCTCAGCAGCTTAATGCCGGTCAACCTCTGGTTAACCAAGCAGCGAATCAGAATCAGAATCCGTTAGAGACACACCAACCGCCCACATCCTTCGGTTTCGGTTCCGGAAACCTCGCTCCAACCGAGTCGCTAAGCAGGGTGGAAACCACCAGTGCCAACATTCAGGACCAAATTCTGACCCTTGAACGTCAGATCAACCAGGAGATCAATTCTCTTTTGGCAACCTCGGACCAATTGCACGTAGTCCGATTACTTCAAAACGAGTTGATTCGTCTTCGGGCAATCAATTCAAATCGCCCATCATCTGGGATTTCAAATGTTCGTCACCCGATTATATCGAGTTCATCGAATACCAGCCAGCCTGCCTTCCAGCACCATTTTGTTTCAAATCCCACTCTGACACCTGGAGAACCTTCACTTCCTGAAGGTATTACGTTGCCGCCAGGATGGACTATACTGCCTTTACAAAACCCTCATCCACCGGCCCACCCTCTAAATTTGCGCTTTAATGGTTTATCCTTTCCTTCCCATCGCTCGTCTTTGGGACAGGCTCCTTTCTCTTCGCATTTATCTGCAGATTCATCCCAGAGTGTGTCGGCCGGAGGGCCTTCAAATCCCCCAGTAGCACCTCCGGCAACTCTGTCTGAGCAGGAGTCCCAACCAACTTCAGAACACCATTTTGTTCAAGCCAGTATGCGACCGAAATCAAAAGAACCTGGCAACCAGCCTACATCACCTTCACAAGACCTTTCCGAGATTACACCCAAAAAAATCGTGGATGGAACAGAATCATCGATTATGCAGCGTAATTCGTCCCAAGAGCCCCTTCAGGGACTATCCAACGGTGCCGAGCTGTCTTCACAGTCGTCCCCTGACCTCAGCGCTGTGAAAGGAAAATCTAGGGCTGCTACTGtagaagattttgaagaatgA
- the PEX13 gene encoding Peroxisomal membrane protein PAS20 (EggNog:ENOG410PFZY~COG:U~TransMembrane:1 (o259-281i)~BUSCO:9655at33183): MASVSPPKPWERPNSAGAPGTPLTTSPTANTSNLPASGTSSQTIATAPTTSSASQPPTLPSRPNTLNSAISQPASNYSPYGASRLASGPYTGYGYSSYSSPYSRFGSMYGGYGGYGGMYGGYGGMYGGMQNGDPNSLTNSFNQSTQATFQMIESIVGAFGGFAQMLESTYMATHSSFFAMVSVAEQFGNLRNTLGSVLGIFTILRWIRTLFARLTGRPLPANATSLTPSAFSSFLNKSGSSATLSDNSRAPPRPSKKPFFFFLAAVFGLPYLMGKLIRALARSQEAEIRRQQEMAVGANPQAGPIDPSKLDFCRVLYDYTPGTQAAVGIDLAVRKGDIVAVLSKTDPMGSPSEWWRCRARDGSVGYLPGPYLQTIQRKPQQRAITEVDNGPVSAAQINTFEAFPEQTKATKGEDSLLTIGKGNTSEARDKIADISQDTLQKKTLDSEHR; this comes from the exons ATGGCTTCTGTGTCACCACCTAAGCCGTGGGAGCGGCCGAATTCTGCTGGCGCACCAG GAACACCTTTGACGACAAGCCCAACAGCAAACACGTCTAATCTCCCTGCATCGGGAACGTCTTCCCAAACGATAGCGACAGCTCCGACGACATCTTCGGCATCGCAGCCGCCGACCCTTCCCTCTCGCCCTAATACCTTGAACTCTGCGATTAGTCAACCCGCGTCTAACTATTCACCTTATGGGGCATCGAGGCTCGCAAGTGGTCCGTATACTGGATATGGCTACAGCTCCTATTCTTCGCCCTATTCTCGTTTTGGAAGCATGTACGGCGGATATGGCGGATATGGGGGAATGTATGGGGGGTATGGAGGGATGTACGGCGGAATGCAAAATGGGGATCCGAATAGTTTAACAAATTCCTTCAACCAGAGCACTCAGGCAACCTTTCAGATGATCGAAAGCATCGTGGGAGCGTTCGGTGGGTTCGCGCAAATGTTGGAAAGCACGTATATGGCAACCCATAGCTCATTCTTTG CCATGGTCTCTGTCGCAGAACAATTCGGCAACCTTCGCAATACTCTCGGTTCAGTGCTGGGGATCTTCACAATCCTTAGATGGATCAGGACGCTATTTGCGAGGCTGACAGGCCGCCCTTTACCCGCCAATGCGACATCCCTCACTCCCTCTGCattctcttcctttttaaACAAGAGTGGGTCCTCCGCAACGCTGTCGGACAATTCTCGCGCCCCACCACGCCCTTCAAAAAAgcccttctttttctttctagCAGCCGTCTTTGGTTTACCATATCTCATGGGCAAGCTTATCCGGGCCCTGGCACGCTCTCAGGAAGCTGAAATCAGGCGGCAACAGGAAATGGCCGTTGGCGCTAACCCCCAAGCTGGTCCAATCGATCCTTCCAAGCTGGACTTTTGTCGTGTTTTGTACGACTATACCCCGGGCACCCAGGCTGCTGTGGGGATTGACCTGGCCGTTAGAAAAGGAGACATTGTTGCTGTTCTTTCTAAAACTGATCCAATGGGAAGTCCATCCGAATGGTGGCGGTGTCGGGCTAGAGATGGATCGGTCGGATATTTACCTGGTCCATATTTACAGACCATTCAAAGGAAACCACAGCAACGGGCAATAACTGAGGTTGATAATGGACCTGTGTCGGCCGCCCAGATAAATACATTTGAGGCATTCCCGGAGCAGACTAAAGCAACCAAAGGCGAGGATAGTCTGTTAACCATAGGGAAAGGGAACACGTCGGAAGCCAGGGATAAGATCGCTGATATATCCCAGGACACCTTGCAAAAGAAAACACTTGACTCTGAACATAGATGA
- a CDS encoding uncharacterized protein (EggNog:ENOG4112C52) yields MQFPPEYSDSQESMSFNMRQGTYKHETNRPHLISAEVPSPSRYIATWPGEAYWWNLIPGEPKGRDEHDGRGETIRNPTWPQLLDPCPARCTRSVESTFSEDDLGGSTGPFVTCIQGMSPSLESITHDPIQRQESGRFSPNTSGTYVSGIPETKPGILSNLNRIEYAVVGTTCNLWEKTASAGDLGLSEYEEGLTAAAYLNQYTQVQQQVLNNCGGGTMTTLQALNHDKTGFQYYHDPLTTLTPGDRTWENESCSEPGSSLLSLGLLDPAQPWMLREPDQSCPYYAGSLRGFLMASNNTGEVKETPLYDTPEISDSSPRPGMTTRSKSQKWAIGQGSSHRSSSKDAFLVKCKQSGMSYKEIKAIGQFPEAESTLRGRYRMLTKRKEHRVRKPGWKENDLRLLFEAVTHAQGPKISWKQVAEYIWRNGGSYQFGNATCKKKWAEIRQNGPIQVSHSDSQ; encoded by the exons ATGCAG TTCCCG CCCGAGTACTCGGATTCCCAAGAGAGTATGTCGTTCAATATGCGACAAGGCACATATAAACATGAGACCAACCGACCTCACCTCATCTCGGCAGAAGTTCCATCCCCGTCACGATACATAGCCACCTGGCCTGGGGAGGCGTATTGGTGGAACTTAATCCCAGGAGAACCCAAGGGTCGCGACGAGCATGACGGGAGGGGCGAGACTATTCGGAATCCAACATGGCCACAGCTATTGGATCCCTGCCCTGCACGATGCACGAGGAGCGTTGAGAGCACGTTTTCCGAAGATGATTTAGGTGGTTCCACTGGGCCGTTCGTAACATGTATTCAAGGCATGTCTCCCTCGCTCGAGTCTATTACGCACGATCCAATTCAGCGTCAGGAGAGTGGACGTTTCAGCCCGAACACTTCCGGAACATATGTTTCGGGAATCCCAGAGACAAAGCCGGGAATATTGTCGAATCTAAACCGGATAGAATATGCCGTCGTTGGGACGACATGTAACCTGTGGGAGAAAACTGCTTCTGCGGGGGATTTGGGACTATCCGAGTACGAGGAGGGATTGACAGCAGCGGCTTATCTTAATCAATATACTCAAGTCCAGCAACAGGTGTTAAATAACTGTGGAGGTGGTACGATGACAACGCTTCAAGCTCTGAATCACGATAAAACCGGCTTTCAATACTACCATGACCCGTTGACAACGCTCACCCCTGGAGATCGTACATGGGAGAATGAGAGTTGCTCTGAACCCGGCTCTTCGTTACTGTCACTTGGACTTCTCGATCCAGCCCAGCCATGGATGCTTCGAGAACCGGATCAGTCGTGTCCGTACTATGCTGGCAGTCTTCGCGGTTTCTTGATGGCATCGAACAACACGGGTGAAGTGAAAGAGACACCTTTGTACGACACTCCAGAGATATCGGATAGCTCGCCCCGACCGGGAATGACAACCCGAAGTAAGAGCCAAAAATGGGCCATTGGACAGGGCTCCTCTCACCGGAGCAGCTCAAAAGATGCATTCTTAGTCAAATGCAAACAATCGGGGATGTCTTATAAGGAAATCAAGGCAATTGGCCAATTTCCCGAGGCCGAATCGACTCTACGAGGTCGTTATCGAATGTTAACAAAACGAAAGGAGCATCGAGTCAGGAAACCAGGATGGAAGGAAAACGAT CTACGCCTGCTTTTCGAAGCCGTCACCCACGCGCAAGGCCCTAAAATCTCCTGGAAACAAGTTGCTGAATACATTTGGAGGAATGGGGGCTCGTATCAATTTGGAAACGCCACTTGTAAAAAGAAATGGGCAGAAATTCGTCAAAATGGTCCGATCCAAGTATCTCATTCCGACAGCCAGTAG
- a CDS encoding uncharacterized protein (EggNog:ENOG410PHHG~COG:S~BUSCO:4951at33183) → MLELEFPPQPYPYSQDLSMDPMISCISSSAKGDEQTSVGAYTSLLSETYPFFIHPSFASGSQQPIPKSQPYPNPSASPSIATSQPELLSSCSSISTHSISSAPSSSIGSPHRDTWPDMNPGSGFEENATVSDRGYAQDYLSNTIDADVLISHAKISDCFVDPSLIQPTQDPNNYQLPVISYPEDLQLCFVTSPTLGHQPSPQLHHDTQKQFQQRLEQQQRREPNFPISNTQRSLPQENKALTRRSSISSVRSRPSVRSPQLSHIGVEDEGKEKGRCPHPNCGKTFKDLKAHMLTHQSERPEKCPIVNCEYHLKGFARKYDKNRHTLTHYKGTMVCGFCPGSGSAAEKSFNRADVFKRHLTSVHGVDQSAPNSRKRTPPNSVRNPSGYCQDATGKCSTCTATFSSAQEFYEHLDDCVLRVVQQEEPSEAINMRRLAEVESDEAVKQTMKKHMLVSPTNGNSNFASDNDKEDNKRDGFSLEPGSSKGPTRSNIVNRFLPPNSGAISKSRPSVARRRNNRNNYPPSWGCPANKMKMKRRLLCLYDGPRRLWKDEMMLDNEFEVRLNLPGGDGMGREAYVTDLDVETLKRAEGVLNATQEEKGPWDSASPGRGLIGPAAVPILGNTNDIVDEINIDELMS, encoded by the exons ATGCTGGAGCTGGAATTCCCACCACAACCATATCCCTACTCCCAGGACCTCTCGATGGACCCTATGATTAGTTGCATTTCGAGTTCAGCGAAGGGTGACGAGCAAACATCTGTTGGAGCCTACACGTCACTCTTATCCGAGACGTATCCTTTCTTCATCCACCCATCTTTCGCATCAGGCTCCCAACAACCTATCCCCAAAAGCCAGCCCTATCCTAACCCGTCCGCATCCCCTTCTATTGCAACCTCCCAACCGGAGCTGTTGTCGTCTTGCAGCTCAATATCCACCCACTCCATTAGCAGCGCCCCCTCATCCTCCATCGGGTCTCCCCACCGGGATACCTGGCCGGACATGAATCCGGGATCTGGCTTTGAGGAAAATGCAACAGTCAGTGACAGAGGTTATGCTCAAGATTATTTATCTAATACCATTGATGCCGACGTTTTGATCTCACATGCTAAAATTTCCGATTGCTTTGTTG ACCCGTCCTTGATTCAGCCTACCCAAGATCCCAATAATTACCAGCTCCCTGTCATATCATACCCAGAAGATCTACAGCTTTGCTTTGTTACCTCTCCAACACTTGGTCATCAACCGTCACCGCAACTCCACCACGACACCCAGAAGCAATTCCAGCAGCGACtggagcagcagcaaagGAGAGAACCTAATTTTCCCATTTCTAACACACAGCGCAGCCTCCCCCAAGAAAATAAGGCACTCACAAGAAGGTCTTCAATCTCATCTGTCCGCTCCCGTCCTTCGGTGCGTAGTCCCCAGCTAAGCCACATTGGAGTCGAGGATGAAGGCAAGGAAAAGGGGCGATGCCCTCACCCAAATTGCGGGAAAACGTTCAAAGACCTCAAAGCGCATATGCTTACCCATCAATCCGAAAGACCAGAAAAGTGCCCGATTGTGAACTGCGAGTATCATCTGAAAGGGTTTGCTAGAAAATATGACAAAAACCGTCACACACTGACCCATTATAAAGGAACAATGGTTTGCGGTTTTTGTCCTGGTTCTGGATCTGCTGCAGAGAAAAGCTTTAACAGAGCAGATGTTTTCAAGCGTCATCTTACTTCCGTTCATGGAGTCGATCAATCCGCGCCCAATAGCCGGAAAAGGACCCCGCCCAACTCTGTGAGAAATCCGTCCGGTTATTGTCAAGATGCGACTGGGAAATGCTCGACTTGCACGGCAACCTTTTCTAGTGCACAAGAGTTTTATGAGCACCTAGACGATTGTGTCTTGCGCGTTGTACAACAGGAAGAACCAAGCGAAGCGATCAATATGCGGCGTCTCGCCGAGGTGGAATCTGACGAGGCAGTTAAACAGACAATGAAAAAGCATATGCTCGTCAGCCCGACTAATGGCAACAGCAACTTTGCCAGTGACAATGATAAAGAGGACAACAAACGGGATGGATTTTCACTCGAACCTGGTTCAAGCAAGGGGCCAACAAGGTCAAATATAGTGAACAGGTTTCTGCCCCCGAATTCTGGTGCGATTTCCAAATCTCGACCGTCAGTTGCGCGGAGACGCAATAATCGAAACAACTACCCGCCCTCGTGGGGATGCCCAGCTAATAAGATGAAAATGAAGCGCCGACTCCTCTGCCTTTACGATGGTCCACGACGGCTATGGAAAGATGAAATGATGTTGGATAATGAATTCGAAGTCCGTTTGAATCTGCCAGGAGGTGACGGAATGGGACGCGAAGCTTATGTGACTGACTTGGACGTGGAGACCTTAAAGCGAGCTGAAGGAGTTCTAAACGCGACGCAGGAGGAGAAGGGACCTTGGGACTCTGCCTCCCCCGGCCGCGGATTGATCGGTCCTGCTGCCGTCCCTATACTCGGAAATACAAATGATATAGTGGATGAAATAAACATTGATGAGCTAATGTCTTGA